In Acetobacteroides hydrogenigenes, the DNA window CGGCGCTCATTTATAGAGCCAAACCTTGGCATAAATGTCCGAATCTCTTTTCCTTGCTCTTGCACCCCTTGGGGTAGATAACGACATAGTATGGAAATATCGTTCTCTGGTAAATAAGGCGTAATTTCCGTACTCACAAAAAGTACCCTACTGCTTTTCATCTTTTTCAGGTCTAACTATGGAGAAAGTAGCTACAAAGGTAGCTATTTTTCTTGACCTTATAAAGAGGAATGTAAAAGTAGCTTAACCTGCTTTAGCTGAAAAAGAAGCGGCTGCTATTGGAATGTATTGTTGGGATAATGGTATATTTGCCGAAATTTTTTTTCAATGAAGGTTGTTAGGACAGCTGCAGAGCTCGACCAAGAGGTGGCGAATCAAAGAAAGAATGGACAAACCATTGGGTTTGTACCAACTATGGGTGCGCTGCATGTTGGGCATATCTCGCTAGTGAACAAATGCTTGACTGACGGATGCTACACGGTTTGCAGCATCTTCGTGAACCCAACTCAATTTAACGATAAGAACGACCTAAAAAACTACCCGCGCATGCCCGAGCAGGATTTGGCCCTACTCGAAGAGCGTGGAGTTCACCTTGTTTTTATGCCATCGGTAGAGGAAATGTACCCCGAGACCGATACCAGAACGTTTGATTTTGGATCTATAGATAAGGTAATGGAGGGGGCTAAGCGTCCCGGCCATTTTAACGGAGTGGCTCAGGTAGTAAGCAAGCTTTTTACTATGGTTCAGCCCGATAAGGCATACTTTGGAGAAAAGGACTTCCAGCAGGTTGCCATTATCAATGCAATGGTAAAGCAGCATGGGTTTAAGGTAGAAATCGTTCGCTGCCCAATAGTTCGCGATACCGATGGATTGGCGTTGAGCTCGCGCAACATGCTCCTTAACGCGCAACAGCGTAAAAGCGCACCTACTATATATAGAGCGTTAAGTGACGCTAAGTTGCTTGGCACCTCTACCTCGATTGAAGAAATCAAGGAAAAGGTGATGGCTCAGGTAAACGCCGACAGCGAGCTGGAGGTAGAGTACTTCGACGTGGTTGATGCAGACTCGCTGCAGAGCCTTACATCGTGGGAGGAGTCCAACAACATTTTTGGCTGTATTGCCGTAAAAGTAGGTGCAATCCGCCTAATCGATAACATCAGACTAAAGTAAAAACCATGTATATAGAGGTTGTAAAATCGAAAATTCACCGCGTTAAGGTTACTGAAGCAAACCTCAACTATGTTGGCAGCATCACCATAGATGAAGATCTTTTGATTGCTTCCAATATTATCGAAAACGAAAAGGTTCAAATTGTAAACGTAAACAACGGTGAGCGACTTGAAACCTACGTTATTAAGGGGGAAAAGGGAAGTGGCGCCATCTGCCTAAATGGAGCAGCAGCTCGTAAGGCCGAAGTTGGCGATGTGCTCATCATCATCTCATACGCTACCTTGGATTTCGAAGAGGCAAAATCCTTCAAACCTTGGATTGTATTCCCCGATACAGAGACGAACCGCATCATCTAATACACCCATAATTTGAAAAAAGGAGCTCTCCTCAGAGGAATAAACATCATTCTATTCTTTGGGTTAGGCGTAGTGCTCATGTACTTCGCCTTCAAGAATGTTGAGTTTAGCTTTCTGATGGAGGGACTGAGCAAGGCCAACTACTCGTGGTTGGTGATATCGCTTCTGGTGGGCATCGTTGCCTTTTTGGCGCGTGCCCTACGCTGGAGGCTGCTCATCGAGCCGCTCGGATACCGTCCTACGGTGATGAATGCGTTTCACGCCATTACCATTGGCTACCTTGCCAACTTTGCCTTTCCGAGAGCTGGTGAGGTGTCTCGATGCGGCGTTCTTCGTAAAACCGAGAAGATTCCATTTGAATCGTTGATCGGCACCGTTATAGTAGAGCGCACATTCGATCTGCTATGCCTTTTGATACTACTAGTCACCGTATTCTTTCTCAAAGTAGACTTCTTTGGGAAGTTTATATACGATACCGCGCTGCTTCCTATCACCAAGAAGTTTGCGGGTTTTGGCGGCAGCTACCTTGCGTTTCTGATCGTAATACTTCCCATCATTATAGCTCTTTTTGTTGCTTACATCTTCCGGTATAAGCTTATTCGGTTTGGCATTATACGTAAAATGATACGGCTGGCAAGAGGCGTTATCAAGGGACTAAAAACAGGCTTTACCATGGAGCGCAGACTCGAGTTCCTGCTCTTCACCCTACTTATTTGGGCATCGTACCTCACTATGACCTGGGTAATTTTCTATACGCTACCCGCCACTAGCTCGCTCGGTTTTGTTGATGCGCTATTCATACTAGCCATTAGCAGCATTGGTATGACGGTTCCGGTACAGGGTGGTTTTGGAGCGTTCCACATCATTGTAGCAACGGGGCTTACCATGTACGGCATTTCGCGCGAAGATGGACTGCTATACGCAACAATTTCTCACGAATCTCAGACCATCATGACTATCATTATTGGAGTAATTTCGCTATCTTACCTCTTCTTTAAGAAACGAAATAACCCAGTAATAGCCACCAGTCATGAACAAGTTCAAGAACGTTAGCAAAAAGGTGGTAGACCAGCAGGAGCTAAGCCGCTTGGTCGCCATGTGGAACCTTCTCGGGAAAAAGATCGTCTTTACCGACGGTTGCTTTGACATCCTTCATCGTGGACATGTTGAGTACCTAACGCAGGCCGCAAGCAAAGGCGATGTTCTGATTGTTGGGCTACATTCCGATGCCTCGGTAGCTCGTCTTAAAGGAGAAGGACGTCCGATCCAAAGCCAGGAAAATCGCGCACTAATTGTAGCCTCACTCTCGTATGTTGATGCCGTTATCATTCTTGATGAAGACTCGCCTTACAACCTTATCAAGCTGATTAAGCCCGATGTGCTGGTTAAAGGTGCCGATAAGCTCCCCAAGGATATTGTTGGCTATGACATTGTTTCGGCAAGGGGAGGCAGCGTAATTGCACTCGACATCAAGGAGGGTACCACCGAAAAGCTCATCGACCGAATAAAGCTTACCCCATAAAAGAAACTCAAATACCAATCTGACAAAATGGATTTTGCCATCAACGGTAGAATCCATTTTTTTTCGTGTATCTTAGTCGAACTAACGCTCAATTAACATAACCAAACATCCATGGCTAAGGTAAAAAAGGCCTACTTCTGCCAGAGCTGCGGCTTCGAATCGCCCAAGTGGCTGGGTAAATGCCCATCGTGCGGCGAATGGAACACCTTCGTAGAGGAGCTCGTAACCAAATCGAGCGCTGCACCAACCACCTTTGGGCTGGAAACCAGCAAGCCGCTACGCATCGACGAAATTGACCTTGAGAAGACGCCTCGCATCACCCTAAACTCCGGTGAGCTGAACCGTATTTTGGGCGGTGGCGTAGTGCCCGGCTCGCTCATTCTAATTGGGGGAGAACCCGGCATCGGCAAATCGACCCTTAGCCTGCAGATAGCCCTACGCACCCACGGACTTAAAACGCTATACGTATCAGGCGAGGAAAGCGCCCAGCAGATTAAGCTACGCGCCGAACGGCTTGGCGGCAACAACTCCGACTGCCTGATCTACTGCGAAACCCTCGTGGAGAACATCATCACCCAAGCAAAGCATACGGCTCCCGACCTGGTGGTTATCGACTCGATACAGACGCTGCTTACCGAGCGCATCGACTCGTCGCCCGGAAGCGTGAGCCAAATCCGCGAAACGGCAGCCATGCTGCTGCGCTACGCCAAAGAGTCGGCTACACCCATATTTATTATTGGCCATATTACCAAGGATGGCACCATTGCCGGACCAAAGGTGCTGGAGCATATCGTAGACGTTGTACTGCAGTTCGAGGGCGACTCGAACCATATCTACCGCCTGCTGCGCTCGGCCAAGAACCGCTTTGGCTCTACCGCCGAAATGGGCATCTTCGAGATGACCAGCCACGGGTTACGCGAGGTGGACAACCCCTCGGAGATGCTCGTTACCCAGCATGATAGCCAGCTGAGCGGCATCGCCATTACTGCTGCACTGGACGGCAACCGCCCCTTTATGATCGAGGTGCAGTCGCTGGTGAGCTCGGCCGCCTACGGTACGCCTCAACGCTCGACAACGGGCTTCGACATCCGCCGCCTGAACATGCTGCTGGCCGTACTCGAAAAGCGGGTGGGCTTTAAGCTGGGCGCTAAGGACGTGTTCCTGAACATCGCCGGGGGCATTAAGCTATCCGACCCCTGCATCGACCTTGCCGTTATTAGCGCCGTACTCTCGTCGAACCTCGACATTCCCATATCCACCGACATCTGCTTTG includes these proteins:
- the panC gene encoding pantoate--beta-alanine ligase, with the protein product MKVVRTAAELDQEVANQRKNGQTIGFVPTMGALHVGHISLVNKCLTDGCYTVCSIFVNPTQFNDKNDLKNYPRMPEQDLALLEERGVHLVFMPSVEEMYPETDTRTFDFGSIDKVMEGAKRPGHFNGVAQVVSKLFTMVQPDKAYFGEKDFQQVAIINAMVKQHGFKVEIVRCPIVRDTDGLALSSRNMLLNAQQRKSAPTIYRALSDAKLLGTSTSIEEIKEKVMAQVNADSELEVEYFDVVDADSLQSLTSWEESNNIFGCIAVKVGAIRLIDNIRLK
- the panD gene encoding aspartate 1-decarboxylase, yielding MYIEVVKSKIHRVKVTEANLNYVGSITIDEDLLIASNIIENEKVQIVNVNNGERLETYVIKGEKGSGAICLNGAAARKAEVGDVLIIISYATLDFEEAKSFKPWIVFPDTETNRII
- a CDS encoding lysylphosphatidylglycerol synthase transmembrane domain-containing protein translates to MKKGALLRGINIILFFGLGVVLMYFAFKNVEFSFLMEGLSKANYSWLVISLLVGIVAFLARALRWRLLIEPLGYRPTVMNAFHAITIGYLANFAFPRAGEVSRCGVLRKTEKIPFESLIGTVIVERTFDLLCLLILLVTVFFLKVDFFGKFIYDTALLPITKKFAGFGGSYLAFLIVILPIIIALFVAYIFRYKLIRFGIIRKMIRLARGVIKGLKTGFTMERRLEFLLFTLLIWASYLTMTWVIFYTLPATSSLGFVDALFILAISSIGMTVPVQGGFGAFHIIVATGLTMYGISREDGLLYATISHESQTIMTIIIGVISLSYLFFKKRNNPVIATSHEQVQER
- a CDS encoding adenylyltransferase/cytidyltransferase family protein, which translates into the protein MNKFKNVSKKVVDQQELSRLVAMWNLLGKKIVFTDGCFDILHRGHVEYLTQAASKGDVLIVGLHSDASVARLKGEGRPIQSQENRALIVASLSYVDAVIILDEDSPYNLIKLIKPDVLVKGADKLPKDIVGYDIVSARGGSVIALDIKEGTTEKLIDRIKLTP
- the radA gene encoding DNA repair protein RadA, with protein sequence MAKVKKAYFCQSCGFESPKWLGKCPSCGEWNTFVEELVTKSSAAPTTFGLETSKPLRIDEIDLEKTPRITLNSGELNRILGGGVVPGSLILIGGEPGIGKSTLSLQIALRTHGLKTLYVSGEESAQQIKLRAERLGGNNSDCLIYCETLVENIITQAKHTAPDLVVIDSIQTLLTERIDSSPGSVSQIRETAAMLLRYAKESATPIFIIGHITKDGTIAGPKVLEHIVDVVLQFEGDSNHIYRLLRSAKNRFGSTAEMGIFEMTSHGLREVDNPSEMLVTQHDSQLSGIAITAALDGNRPFMIEVQSLVSSAAYGTPQRSTTGFDIRRLNMLLAVLEKRVGFKLGAKDVFLNIAGGIKLSDPCIDLAVISAVLSSNLDIPISTDICFAAEVGLSGEIRPITRLDQRIAEAQRLGFKKIYVSKYGQKGLNIPDGIEVKFVSKVEELFRSLFGKG